Genomic DNA from Salvia miltiorrhiza cultivar Shanhuang (shh) chromosome 1, IMPLAD_Smil_shh, whole genome shotgun sequence:
AGACGAGTCTGCTAAAGCCGCCGTCAAAGATGCGGCGGCCAAAGTCGACAAAGTCGTAGACTCAAATTGAAATCGAACAGTATGACGATTAACTTGTTGTTTAAGTAGATTGTATTTAATCTCATATGAATTCGTATGAATATACATTTTGGTTAAAGTAATTGTTTAATTGAGCTCGTACGAATATTATCTTTCACAAAAGAGAATCAATATAATTGACATTAACGAACCTTGATGCTATTAGAGAAACAGTTTACATGTAAGtagaaagagaagagaagagatgCAATCTCTATTGCCTATTGAAACCAAATCTTGCAATGGAAGAAGAAGCAGAATTGAGTAATGAAGAAGCAGAGAAGCTTGAATTAGTGCTCTGCAAATACAAACTCTGGATTGCCGATGATGAGCCTCCACCATTCACACTCTTATCTCCCTCTCCGTCACCAACTTGTGATCCTTTCCCAGCCTCATTTTTCAaattctcctctctctcatGTCGTATCTCCTTGAGCATCGCCGCCACGTCCTTCATCGTCGGCCTGTCATCGGGCGACGCCTGCACGCACAGCATTGCAACTCCTAAGCTCTGCATCATTTCTTGAATCTCCGGCTCCGGCCTCAGGCGCAGGCCGGGGTCTAGAACCTCCACGGCGCCTCTCCTCTGCCTCACCCAGTCCACAATGTGAAGCCCATCGGGTATGGTGGGATCGATGGGCTGTTTGCCCGTTAGGACTTCCAGCACAACTACTCCAAAGCTGTAGACGTCGCTCTTCTCAGTGATCTTCATACTGTATCCATACTCTGCATATCAACGAAATAGTGtcacatatttttataaataatcagTTTGTAGCCCAATATATAAAGATTTGAAGGTCACCAGGAGCAATGTAGCCGTAGGAACCAGCAACAGTGTTGGAGGAGCGGGCGAAGTCTCCATCATGAACGAGCTTAGCGAGGCCGAAATCGGCAATGTAAGGCTGGAAATCTAGGCCGATCAAGATGTTGTTGGCCTTGATGTCCCGGTGCACGATAGGCGGGGCGCAGTCGTGGTGCAGATAGGCGACGCCTTGAGCCGCGCCTAGCAGAATCCGGTACCTCACCTCCCACTCCAAGAACCCTCCATTGTTCTCGTGCACGAGGCTTCCGAGgcttccattaggcatgtactCATACATGAGCAGCCTCGTCTTCTGATTCCAACAGCACCCCAAGAACTTCACTATGTTCTTGTGCCGGATCGATCCCAGCGTCCTCACTTCAGTCGAGAAGGAGTCACGAACCCCGCTGTTGAAACCGGCTTGCAACATCATGGGCCACAGCTTCTTCACCGCCACCACTTGCCCGTTATCGAGCTCTGCCCTGTACACGATCCCCGAGCAACCTTTCCCTATCGCGTTGGCCTCGACGAGGCACCTGAGGATCTGATCGACTGAGAAATTCACCTTCTGAAAGGGAGTGAATTTCCATGACCACGACTCTCCCTCTCCCAACTCCGAATCCGTTTCCCCTTTGCTCATTCTCCGCACCTTCACAACGGCTAGCACGCCCACCACTGCCAGCGCTAGGGTCACGATTATGAGCAACGCGATAGCCATTCTCAGCCTCCACGAGCGCCTCTGCCCAGGGATCCCCATTCCCTGCCCGGAGCTCAAGAAACAAGAGTCGTGGCCACGTGCACACAACCCCGGGTTCCCGCCCACCTCTGCTAAGGATAACTGCCTGAAAACCTTGTTGTCAGGCAGGTAGCCAGAGAAGTTGTTGAAGGAGATGTTCAAGGAGACGAGGTTCACCAATCCTGAAAGAGACATCAACTCTCCCTGAAGCTTGTTGTGAGAAAGATCCAAGACGGAGAGCTTGTTCAATACAGCAATCTGAGTTGGAATTTCCCCTGTTAGCAAATTCCAGCTCAAGTTCAACTCGATTGCAAGCGCCTCGATCATAAATATCTCCACCGGCATGCTCCCTGTCAGCGAATTTCTGCTCAAATCGAGCAGCTGAAGCCGCGAGCAACGGCCAAGGCTTGACGGGATATTCCCTGAGAAACCGTTGCTTCCTAAGGAAAGCCTGTTGAGAGATGACAGTTGGCCCAAAATCTCAGGAATGGCGCCGTCAAGCTTGTTCCCCGACATGTCCAGCACCTCAAGCTTGGTCAGAGAAGATAGAGAAGTCGGCAGGTTTCCCGTTATTGAATTTCCCGCCAAATTCAGCATCTGCATCTCCTTGCAGTTTCCGATTTCCTGAGGAACCGAACCGCTCAAACGGCAATCGGAGAGATCAAGAAAGCTGAGGTTAGTGAGGTAACCAATCTCTTTAGGGATTTCTCCGCTAATCTTATTCCCGACCAACCTCAGCCGCACCAGAGAAGTGCAACCGCCGATCTCCGGCGGAATAGCGCCGGAGATGTCGTTGTAGATGAGTAGAAGCTTCGTTAGATTGGTGAGGCGGAAGATGTCTGGGGGCAGGCTGCCCGTGAGCGAATTGCGCGACAAATCGAGCGCCTGGAGGCTCTGGCAGCCGGAGAGTGCCGCCGGGATGCTGCCCGCCAGCTTGTTATCCCAGGCGAAGAAGATCTGCAGGTGCTGCAACAGCCCGAGCTCAGGCGGAATGGAACCGAAGATCTG
This window encodes:
- the LOC131000386 gene encoding LRR receptor-like serine/threonine-protein kinase RGI2, encoding MPMPRQFLNATPNHLHRCYFFLFLLKILAQPQHSVAANAEVSVLFSWINSSSSSPPPFAFSNWNPSHPTPCKWSYITCSSQNFVTEINIQSIQLALPFPSKLSSLLFLQTLTISAANLTGTIPSDVGDCASLRKIDVSSNALVGNIPSTIGKLTLLEELTLNSNQLTGAIPPEIGGCMKLKNLTLFDNRLSGSIPAEIGMLSELEALRAGGNQDIDGEIPAEIGNCQNLQVLGLADTKISGGLPRTIGRLQKLQVLSLYTTMLSGEIPADIGNCSELVDVYLYENSLSGSLPPEIGKLQKLQNLLVWQNNLAGSIPEQIGSCKSLTVLDLSLNFFSGTIPQSIGNLTNLEEVMLSSNNISGSIPAVLSSATRLIQFQIDSNQIFGSIPPELGLLQHLQIFFAWDNKLAGSIPAALSGCQSLQALDLSRNSLTGSLPPDIFRLTNLTKLLLIYNDISGAIPPEIGGCTSLVRLRLVGNKISGEIPKEIGYLTNLSFLDLSDCRLSGSVPQEIGNCKEMQMLNLAGNSITGNLPTSLSSLTKLEVLDMSGNKLDGAIPEILGQLSSLNRLSLGSNGFSGNIPSSLGRCSRLQLLDLSRNSLTGSMPVEIFMIEALAIELNLSWNLLTGEIPTQIAVLNKLSVLDLSHNKLQGELMSLSGLVNLVSLNISFNNFSGYLPDNKVFRQLSLAEVGGNPGLCARGHDSCFLSSGQGMGIPGQRRSWRLRMAIALLIIVTLALAVVGVLAVVKVRRMSKGETDSELGEGESWSWKFTPFQKVNFSVDQILRCLVEANAIGKGCSGIVYRAELDNGQVVAVKKLWPMMLQAGFNSGVRDSFSTEVRTLGSIRHKNIVKFLGCCWNQKTRLLMYEYMPNGSLGSLVHENNGGFLEWEVRYRILLGAAQGVAYLHHDCAPPIVHRDIKANNILIGLDFQPYIADFGLAKLVHDGDFARSSNTVAGSYGYIAPEYGYSMKITEKSDVYSFGVVVLEVLTGKQPIDPTIPDGLHIVDWVRQRRGAVEVLDPGLRLRPEPEIQEMMQSLGVAMLCVQASPDDRPTMKDVAAMLKEIRHEREENLKNEAGKGSQVGDGEGDKSVNGGGSSSAIQSLYLQSTNSSFSASSLLNSASSSIARFGFNRQ